Below is a genomic region from Triticum dicoccoides isolate Atlit2015 ecotype Zavitan chromosome 5A, WEW_v2.0, whole genome shotgun sequence.
TACATGCCATCAGTAAACAGCCCACCACATTCTTCTCCTCTACTAGCCTTTACCCGGACTACCACCAAAGAAAGAAAAGATTGAACAAGAAGACACTTGCTATGGAGGGGCTCCGCGTCTCTCTCACTGGGGAGGCGGGAGGGTGAGAGCCGGCGGCAAAGAAGGGGGCGATTTGGAGAAGATCCTCGTGTAGAGCACCGTGTTCCAGACGTCGGGCACGCCGGGAAGGCACCAGTGGATGCAGTCGGCAAAGTTCTGAGGGTCGTTCTTCTGCTTCGGGGTGAGCAGGTAGCCCCGCCGGACGGAGTAGACGGACGTGTGGGCGTCCTTCCGGTAGTCCGACATCCTGGTGATGTCGATGAGCGTGACCGGCACTTTCTTCATGGACCTGGCCGTGCTCGCCACCATGTCGTACAACCGCATGTCGTGGTTCAGGTCCAGGGGCTCCGTGTAGTTGAGCACCGGGAGCGTCTCCTTGGCGCATTTGATCCCGTGGGGGTTTCCCCATTTATCTGGGCTGAGCATCACAAGAGAAATTTTTGTTAGTGAGAGATGCATAAGGAAATGTGTGTGCCATCATCATGctgatctatctatctatgattCAAAACCTGATAATGGTTAGCACAAACGAAAAATAAAAATATTAACAAAAAAAACATGACACTGTTGGGTCTGGTGGTGGGCCGCGCTTAATCTCTTGGGGGACAGCAACCGACTCAATTCCAAGCCGAGTCGGTAACTGAAACCGTCTCCTTCCCAGGGTCGGACCGGATCTAATCGATTTACCTACCCACCTCTCCCTCCCGTCCCCCACGAAAACCCCCACCTGCCTCTAAACCCCAGCAatggctgccgccgccgctgccaactCCGATGACGAGGACAACTACGAGGAGTACGTCCCCGTCGCCAAGCACAGGGCCATGGAGGCTGATCGCTTCCGCCACCAGCGCCTCCCCAAGCCCGCCGTCCCCTCCCTCCCACCGCCTCCGCCCCCACCGACCAACAACTCCGCCCCCGCCGCCAAGCCCAGCCTCCTCGTCACGTGCACACTGCGCAAGCGCACCGCCCCGGAGATCACCCCCACCGAGCGGTTGATACAGGAGGAGCAGAAGATTGCCGAGGAGGTCTCCTACCGCACAACCCTCAAGCCCGTGGGGGAGATCGCCAAGGACATCACCTACACCGAGCCGCTCCGCACCGGCTGGAAGCCGCCGCTGCGTCTCCGCCGCATGCCGCGCGAGAAGGCCgacgagctccgcagcaagtggcacATCCTCGTCGAGGGCGAGGAGGTCCCGCCGCCCGCCCGTGACTTCTGCGACCTCCGGTTCCCCGAGCCCATCTCCCGCATGCTCCGGGAGAAGGGCATCGTGCAGCCCACGCCCATCCAAGTGCAGGGGCTCCCCGTCGCGCTCTCCGGGCGCGACATGATCGGCATCGCCTTCACCGGCTCTGGGAAGACGCTGGTGTTCGTGCTGCCGCTCATCATGGTGGCGCTGCAGGAGGAGATGCTGATGCCAATTGTGCCTGGGGAGGGGCCCTTCGGGATGATCATCTGCCCATCACGGGAGCTGGCCAAGCAGACATATGATGTTATCGATATGTTCCTCGCTCCCCTCAAGCAGGCTGGGTTCCCAGAAATACGACCCTTGCTCTGCATTGGGGGTGTAGACATGAGGACGCAGCTCGACGTGGTGAGGAAGGGTGTGCATATTGTGGTCGCCACGCCTGGACGGCTCAAGGATCTTCTCGCCAAAAAGAAGATGAACCTTGACAATTGCAGGTATGTATCGGATATTCTGATCAATGTGGTGTTTTCATATCTTGACCATAGCCTTGTGTCAAGACGGATGGAGTAATATGAAAGCAACATCAGGATATGCTTCTAAAGAACCCTGTTTTCTAATAAGCTCAAGAAAATACACTTACTGTCTTTTTCTGATCTTCACGAAAAACGCGGGATACATTAGTGTGGGTGGGCCAGTGAGTGTATTTCTAATGGGTAAAACTTAAGAGCGCGGTTGGCGTGTCTATAATTATCGAATGAATGGGATGTACACTTATATGTCAGGTAGGGGTGACTTTCAGAAGATACGGCTGATGGGGAGGGATGTAGGAGGAATATGAGACCATAGCCTGGGTAGAAAATAATTCAGATTAGATTAAGACTTTGTTTTTCCTCTTGGTTAATGCCAAAGTTTACAATAGGCATTGTTATATTGCAGGCCCTCCTATCGAACACCAGCAAGATCCGAGATCAGTCTAAATGAAAAATTGCTATCATAGACTGGGTACAAAGATTTTAAATGAGATAACGACAATTTCAGTGTCCTTCTTAGTTAATGCCAATGATTACAATAGGCATTGTTATATAGACAGCAATTTAGATGTAAACTTGCCTAAGTTATATATTAAACAACTAATCCCCATCACTGGTAAGTAATCAAACTCTGTAGGAAAATATATAGATTGGCTTGGTAGAACCATTCTGATCCTAGATGTTGACCCACTGCTGCAGTACCAAGAGATATATCACATACCCCCCCNNNNNNNNNNNNNNNNNNNNNNNNNNNNNNNNNNNNNNNNNNNNNNNNNNNNNNNNNNNNNNNNNNNNNNNNNNNNNNNNNNNNNNNNNNNNNNNNNNNNNNNNNNNNNNNNNNNNNNNNNNNNNNNNNNNNNNNNNNNNNNNNNNNNNNNNNNNNNNNNNNNNNNNNNNNNNNNNNNNNNNNNNNNNNNNNNNNNNNNNNNNNNNNNNNNNNNNNNNNNNNNNNNNNNNNNNNNNNNNNNNNNNNNNNNNNATTACCTAGGAGATAACCACTTCTTTTAAATGCAAGTAGAACCTGTCAGTGCCTTTAAAAAGCAGTGCATGCAGTTTTCAAATTTCTTAATAGCGCTTTCTTGATTTGCACAGGTATGTAACATTAGATGAAGCTGATAGGCTTGTTGATCTTGAGTTTGAGGATGACATTCGGGAGATTCTTAACCATTTCAAGGTAAAAGATAATTTCAAGGCACCAAGGCAAACCCTTCTTTTTTCTGCCACTATGCCGAAGAAGATTCAGAACTTTGCAATGAGCGCCCTCGTGAAGCCAGTTGTTGTCAATGTTGGAAGAGCTGGAGCAGCAAATCTTGATGTCATTCAAGAAGTTGAGTATGTCAAGGAAGATGCCAGAATTATATACCTCCTTGAGTGCCTTCAAAAGACTCCACCCCCAGCTATTATATTTTGTGAAAACAAAGCTGATGTTGGCTACATCCATGAGTATCTTCTTCTAAAGGGTGTTGAAACAGTTGCAATCCATGGAGGAAAAGATCAGGAGGAAAGACAGAGTGCGATTG
It encodes:
- the LOC119304421 gene encoding DEAD-box ATP-dependent RNA helicase 35A-like, which encodes MAAAAAANSDDEDNYEEYVPVAKHRAMEADRFRHQRLPKPAVPSLPPPPPPPTNNSAPAAKPSLLVTCTLRKRTAPEITPTERLIQEEQKIAEEVSYRTTLKPVGEIAKDITYTEPLRTGWKPPLRLRRMPREKADELRSKWHILVEGEEVPPPARDFCDLRFPEPISRMLREKGIVQPTPIQVQGLPVALSGRDMIGIAFTGSGKTLVFVLPLIMVALQEEMLMPIVPGEGPFGMIICPSRELAKQTYDVIDMFLAPLKQAGFPEIRPLLCIGGVDMRTQLDVVRKGVHIVVATPGRLKDLLAKKKMNLDNCRYVTLDEADRLVDLEFEDDIREILNHFKVKDNFKAPRQTLLFSATMPKKIQNFAMSALVKPVVVNVGRAGAANLDVIQEVEYVKEDARIIYLLECLQKTPPPAIIFCENKADVGYIHEYLLLKGVETVAIHGGKDQEERQSAIEFFKNGKKDVLVATDVASKGLDFPDIQHVINYDMPAEIENYVHRIGRTGRYGKTGIATTFINKNQTETTLLDLKHLLKEAKQRIPPVLAELVDPLEDAEAITKASGVKGCASCGGLGHRIADCPKLEHQRSAVMAGSRRDYYGGGGYRGEI